From Catharus ustulatus isolate bCatUst1 chromosome 6, bCatUst1.pri.v2, whole genome shotgun sequence, a single genomic window includes:
- the EGLN3 gene encoding prolyl hydroxylase EGLN3, with protein MPLGHIMRLDLERIALEYVVPCLHDIGFCYLDNFLGEVVGDCVLERVKRMHRDGELADGQLAGPSRGVAKRHLRGDQIKWIGGTEEGCEAINFLLTLIDRLVMYCGSRLGKYYVKERSKAMVACYPGNGTGYVRHVDNPNGDGRCITCIYYLNKNWDSKLHGGILRIFPEGKSYVADVEPIFDRLLFFWSDRRNPHEVQPSYATRYAMTVWYFDAEERAEAKKKFRNLTDARKREAPLNED; from the exons ATGCCGCTGGGGCACATCATGAGGCTGGACCTGGAGAGAATCGCCCTGGAGTACGTCGTGCCCTGCTTGCACGACATCGGCTTCTGCTACCTGGACAACTTTTTaggggaggtggtgggggaCTGCGTGCTGGAGCGGGTGAAGCGGATGCACCGCGACGGGGAGCTGGCCGACGGGCAGCTGGCCGGCCCCAGCCGCGGTGTCGCCAAGCGGCATCTCCGCGGCGACCAGATCAAGTGGATCGGCGGCACGGAGGAGGGCTGCGAGGCCATCAACTTTCTCCTCACGCTGATTGACCGGCTGGTGATGTACTGCGGGAGCCGGCTCGGCAAGTACTACGTGAAAGAGCGATCCAAG GCCATGGTTGCTTGCTATCCTGGAAATGGAACTGGGTATGTTCGTCATGTGGACAATCCAAATGGTGATGGACGCTGCATCACCTGTATTTATTACCTGAATAAGAACTGGGACTCCAAG ctgcATGGTGGAATTCTTCGAATATTCCCAGAAGGAAAGTCCTATGTAGCAGATGTTGAGCCCATTTTTGACcgattactttttttttggtcagatcGAAGGAACCCACATGAAGTCCAGCCTTCATATGCAACCAG ATATGCCATGACTGTGTGGTATTTTGATGCCGAAGAAAGAGCAGAAGCCAAAAAGAAGTTCAGGAACTTAACGG